In one window of Mercurialis annua linkage group LG4, ddMerAnnu1.2, whole genome shotgun sequence DNA:
- the LOC126676632 gene encoding uncharacterized protein LOC126676632: MMNILKQHQGPTIAELRIRLPDHWVHRFFERQLHSLITMGMQKRVKSLLIDFRKFFILQEPMQRLGSVCSFTLLVSLHLINAKISTEFIHHLLSNSPALELLSIVDSSGDLGHLKFCGPCLKLKHLELRRNEIRILEISAAPHIESLELFPINKDIKIIFKDIPSLTRLSCSFIVIKELLMLRTLKEINLSLDGDCLEELHSCFNLIDAFPVLTKASFNMDDYFAYWDYDYEFSNLSYYTGRPKHQCLKVVEIFGFRGHEYEQELGTYLAHYASNLRKIRVRPCAYNDDEFMTCRLQKLKSMLPPSVELEILSVNSLLF; encoded by the coding sequence ATGATGAATATTCTGAAACAACATCAAGGACCAACTATTGCCGAACTCAGGATTCGTTTGCCCGATCATTGGGTTCATCGTTTTTTCGAACGCCAACTGCATAGTTTGATCACTATGGGCATGCAAAAGAGAGTTAAGAGCCTCTTGATAGACTTCAGAAAGTTTTTTATTCTGCAAGAACCAATGCAGCGGTTAGGCTCTGTTTGCAGCTTCACATTGCTCGTCTCTCTTCACTTGATAAATGCAAAGATCTCCACGGAATTTATTCACCATCTCTTATCGAATTCCCCTGCTCTCGAGCTGCTCAGTATTGTCGACTCATCAGGCGATCTCGGTCACTTGAAATTTTGCGGTCCTTGTCTGAAGCTGAAGCACCTTGAATTGAGGCGTAATGAGATTCGGATTCTTGAAATATCTGCAGCACCTCATATCGAATCACTTGAGCTTTTTCCAATcaataaagatataaaaattatcttcAAGGATATTCCTTCTCTGACCCGACTTTCCTGTAGCTTCATTGTGATTAAGGAACTCTTAATGTTGAGAACCTTAAAGGAAATCAATCTGAGCTTAGATGGAGATTGCCTTGAAGAGTTACATTCTTGCTTTAACTTGATAGATGCCTTTCCTGTCTTGACCAAAGCATCCTTTAATATGGACGACTATTTCGCATATTGGGATTATGATTATGAGTTTAGCAACCTTTCTTATTATACCGGACGTCCGAAGCATCAATGTCTTAAGGTAGTTGAGATTTTCGGATTTAGGGGTCACGAATATGAACAAGAACTCGGTACTTACTTAGCTCACTATGCTTCAAATCTTCGCAAGATAAGGGTCAGGCCTTGCGCCTACAACGACGACGAATTTATGACTTGTCGGCTTCAGAAGCTAAAGTCCATGCTGCCTCCCTCGGTCGAGTTGGAGATACTTTCAGTCAATTCACTGCTCTTCTAG